Proteins co-encoded in one Populus trichocarpa isolate Nisqually-1 chromosome 10, P.trichocarpa_v4.1, whole genome shotgun sequence genomic window:
- the LOC7475945 gene encoding uncharacterized protein LOC7475945: MGDKKKKTFMFIRLVSAAGTGFFYVKRKSAKKALEKLEFRKYDPRVNRHVLFTEAKMK, translated from the coding sequence ATGGgtgacaaaaagaagaagactttCATGTTCATCCGCCTTGTTTCTGCTGCTGGAACTGGATTCTTCTATGTCAAGAGGAAGAGTGCCAAGAAAGCTTTGGAGAAGCTCGAGTTTCGCAAATACGACCCTCGAGTAAATCGCCATGTTCTTTTTACAGAGGCAAAAATGAAATGA
- the LOC7498009 gene encoding NADH dehydrogenase [ubiquinone] 1 alpha subcomplex subunit 8-B gives MAASAVDATGNPIPTSAVLTASSKHLATRCFPENVEFLKCKKKDPNPEKCLDKGQQVTRCVLGLLKDLHQKCTNEMDAYVGCMYYYTNEFDLCRKEQQAFEKACPLE, from the exons ATGGCAGCGAGTGCTGTGGATGCGACGGGGAACCCGATCCCGACATCAGCGGTGTTAACGGCTTCATCGAAGCATCTAGCGACAAGATGCTTTCCGGAGAACGTGGAATTTCTTAAGTGCAAGAAGAAGGATCCAAACCCGGAGAAATGCCTCGATAAAGGCCAGCAAGTCACTCGCTGTGTCCTTGGATT GTTGAAAGATCTTCACCAGAAGTGCACAAACGAGATGGATGCTTACGTTGGTTGCATGTATTACTATACAAATGAATTTGATTTGTGTCGCAAAGAGCAACAAGCATTTGAGAAAGCTTGCCCTTTGGAATGA
- the LOC7475944 gene encoding serine/arginine-rich SC35-like splicing factor SCL28 isoform X3: MPRHRSRSRSYSPGRRSRTPPRGRKRYDDEDRHRDTRSYRDRRSPASSGLLIRNLPLDARPEDLRGPFEKFGPLKDIYLPKNYHTGEPRGFGFVKYRYGEDAAEAKKRMDHKIIGGREIRIVFAEENRKTPQEMRRTPRTSDRHGGSHGGRTPPRSPRHRYRSYSRSPSPARHDSRDRGVKEDYCSPRRSRSISRSRSPRDERDFQVDQRSLSPSEKGRNPKERNHASRGSRTLRANSRSPSRSHSQSYGSR; the protein is encoded by the exons ATGCCAAGGCACAGAAGCCGGAGCAGAAGCTACAGTCCTGGTCGCCGTAGCCGAACCCCTCCTCGGGGCCGTAAGCGATACGATGACGAAGATCGCCACCGTGACACCCGTTCTTACCGTGACCGTCGCTCTCCTGCTTCATCTGGCTTGCTCATTCGCAATCTCCCTCTCGACGCCAG GCCTGAAGATCTTAGGGGGCCATTTGAGAAATTTGGTCCTTTGAAAGATATTTATCTGCCCAAGAATTACCACACTGG GGAACCACGAGGGTTTGGATTTGTGAAGTATCGTTACGGTGAAGATGCAGCTGAAGCAAAAAAACGGATGGACCATAAAATCATTGGTGGACGTGAGATAAGAATTGTCTTTGCTGAGGAGAACAGAAAAACACCTCAAGAAATGCGCAGAACTCCTCGCACAAG tgACCGACATGGAGGCAGCCATGGAGGGAGAACACCACCAAGGTCCCCAAGACATCGATATCGTT CCTACTCACGCTCACCTTCACCTGCCAGGCATGATTCGAG GGATCGCGGTGTGAAGGAGGATTATTGCTCTCCACGGAGATCAAGATCCATTTCACGCTCTCGTTCTCCACGAGATGAGAGGGACTTCCAGGTAGACCAGCGGTCGCTAAGTCCATCGGAGAAGGGCCGAAACCCGAAGGAAAGGAACCATGCATCTCGTGGGTCAAGGACTCTGAGGGCCAATAGCCGTAGTCCATCAAGGTCGCATTCACAATCCTATGG TTCTCGCTAA
- the LOC7475944 gene encoding serine/arginine-rich SC35-like splicing factor SCL28 isoform X2, with amino-acid sequence MPRHRSRSRSYSPGRRSRTPPRGRKRYDDEDRHRDTRSYRDRRSPASSGLLIRNLPLDAREPRGFGFVKYRYGEDAAEAKKRMDHKIIGGREIRIVFAEENRKTPQEMRRTPRTSDRHGGSHGGRTPPRSPRHRYRSYSRSPSPARHDSRDRGVKEDYCSPRRSRSISRSRSPRDERDFQVDQRSLSPSEKGRNPKERNHASRGSRTLRANSRSPSRSHSQSYGFQNMDVSHNAGCKPTECQSLMHNAVIETVLPLQNMEVQCLL; translated from the exons ATGCCAAGGCACAGAAGCCGGAGCAGAAGCTACAGTCCTGGTCGCCGTAGCCGAACCCCTCCTCGGGGCCGTAAGCGATACGATGACGAAGATCGCCACCGTGACACCCGTTCTTACCGTGACCGTCGCTCTCCTGCTTCATCTGGCTTGCTCATTCGCAATCTCCCTCTCGACGCCAG GGAACCACGAGGGTTTGGATTTGTGAAGTATCGTTACGGTGAAGATGCAGCTGAAGCAAAAAAACGGATGGACCATAAAATCATTGGTGGACGTGAGATAAGAATTGTCTTTGCTGAGGAGAACAGAAAAACACCTCAAGAAATGCGCAGAACTCCTCGCACAAG tgACCGACATGGAGGCAGCCATGGAGGGAGAACACCACCAAGGTCCCCAAGACATCGATATCGTT CCTACTCACGCTCACCTTCACCTGCCAGGCATGATTCGAG GGATCGCGGTGTGAAGGAGGATTATTGCTCTCCACGGAGATCAAGATCCATTTCACGCTCTCGTTCTCCACGAGATGAGAGGGACTTCCAGGTAGACCAGCGGTCGCTAAGTCCATCGGAGAAGGGCCGAAACCCGAAGGAAAGGAACCATGCATCTCGTGGGTCAAGGACTCTGAGGGCCAATAGCCGTAGTCCATCAAGGTCGCATTCACAATCCTATGG TTTTCAGAACATGGATGTAAGCCACAATGCTGGATGTAAGCCAACTGAGTGTCAAAGTCTAATGCATAATGCAGTGATAGAAACAGTTCTTCCTTTACAGAACATGGAAGTGCAGTGTTTGCTCTGA
- the LOC7475944 gene encoding serine/arginine-rich SC35-like splicing factor SCL28 isoform X1, translating to MPRHRSRSRSYSPGRRSRTPPRGRKRYDDEDRHRDTRSYRDRRSPASSGLLIRNLPLDARPEDLRGPFEKFGPLKDIYLPKNYHTGEPRGFGFVKYRYGEDAAEAKKRMDHKIIGGREIRIVFAEENRKTPQEMRRTPRTSDRHGGSHGGRTPPRSPRHRYRSYSRSPSPARHDSRDRGVKEDYCSPRRSRSISRSRSPRDERDFQVDQRSLSPSEKGRNPKERNHASRGSRTLRANSRSPSRSHSQSYGFQNMDVSHNAGCKPTECQSLMHNAVIETVLPLQNMEVQCLL from the exons ATGCCAAGGCACAGAAGCCGGAGCAGAAGCTACAGTCCTGGTCGCCGTAGCCGAACCCCTCCTCGGGGCCGTAAGCGATACGATGACGAAGATCGCCACCGTGACACCCGTTCTTACCGTGACCGTCGCTCTCCTGCTTCATCTGGCTTGCTCATTCGCAATCTCCCTCTCGACGCCAG GCCTGAAGATCTTAGGGGGCCATTTGAGAAATTTGGTCCTTTGAAAGATATTTATCTGCCCAAGAATTACCACACTGG GGAACCACGAGGGTTTGGATTTGTGAAGTATCGTTACGGTGAAGATGCAGCTGAAGCAAAAAAACGGATGGACCATAAAATCATTGGTGGACGTGAGATAAGAATTGTCTTTGCTGAGGAGAACAGAAAAACACCTCAAGAAATGCGCAGAACTCCTCGCACAAG tgACCGACATGGAGGCAGCCATGGAGGGAGAACACCACCAAGGTCCCCAAGACATCGATATCGTT CCTACTCACGCTCACCTTCACCTGCCAGGCATGATTCGAG GGATCGCGGTGTGAAGGAGGATTATTGCTCTCCACGGAGATCAAGATCCATTTCACGCTCTCGTTCTCCACGAGATGAGAGGGACTTCCAGGTAGACCAGCGGTCGCTAAGTCCATCGGAGAAGGGCCGAAACCCGAAGGAAAGGAACCATGCATCTCGTGGGTCAAGGACTCTGAGGGCCAATAGCCGTAGTCCATCAAGGTCGCATTCACAATCCTATGG TTTTCAGAACATGGATGTAAGCCACAATGCTGGATGTAAGCCAACTGAGTGTCAAAGTCTAATGCATAATGCAGTGATAGAAACAGTTCTTCCTTTACAGAACATGGAAGTGCAGTGTTTGCTCTGA